DNA sequence from the Melospiza georgiana isolate bMelGeo1 chromosome 7, bMelGeo1.pri, whole genome shotgun sequence genome:
CAAGATTGCCCTTGCCCAGATCTGCGTGAAAATATGACAGGGTATGAAACATTTAGAAAAAGTTCTGAGCGTCTGGCTAGCCATGCAAGTGGAAATGGACGCTGCAGACAAAACCAAATGTCACAGCTTGATTCTGAGAAGCTTTTTAAATAGAGAGAGGATTGAGATACAACTTGACTAAAGCACATAATTGCTGTAACATTTCAGCTTCTTTGTTTATTGCTGGTGttgggagaaaggaaaagaaagcaagggAAGGACATCAGGCAGTACCATGCTGCAACTGAACTGTATGCAGAACCAAGAATTGGTGTGAGCAAAACCACCATTACCTCTTTCAGTTTAGTATACTAAGAGCCACTGAATGAAAGCCAGGTCAAAATTAAAAGCTGGGCAGTTAGTCTTCTGGAGTTAGTCCAAGCCCTTCTCAGTAAACAGCCAAAAATTCTCAACAGCTGTGGATCACTTCTGCTCTAAAAGGGCTCTAAAGCCGAAGGTCTTCACAGAGGTAAACACCATCTTCTTCACACCTCAATGGCATCCAAGAGTTCCATATACCACTACTAGTATGGATATTTTACAACTGATTTTCTTTAGTCCTAGGCTTTTGAACATGTCTCTCAgaatggattttttccccacttaCTAGACCTAACCTTAATATTTATACTCAGCAACTTTAAAATGGACAAGAGAAATTGCAGGCAAAGGAGAGACTGCAGTACTCTAGAAGCTGTAATCAAGCTAACTTGGGTGCCACCACTCAAAGCTCAGCATGGCCTGCAAAACCTGCACAAGAATATGAATCAATATGGAGAGAACGTGCTGAGCAGTGTGCCAACACAGCTCCACTGTTACCAGCCCCCCCTGCTAAGTAGTTTTAAGCTGCCTGGTCATTAGTTGTGTGAACTCTAGTCCTATTCTTCACTTCAGCACAGCTATACACAGTGTCTACTAATCAGTAAACTGAGGTGAGGTGAGTAGAGAACTAAACTTACCTTGGATGTACAAATACGTTTCTTTCAGACAGCACTCTATGTAAGGAGGGGGTAAGAATATCTCCAGGCAGTATGTATAAACATCAATATGTTTCCTCTCCAGATTTTTAAGAATGAAAGTGGTGCTGCTGCTTGAATTGTGTGTCTGACAGTAGGTGACATTACTCTTGGAGATAACTCTCTCTTGGCTCAAATGGAATGCACAGATTTCCGTCTTTTTTTCATGCCCTCTGAAGAGGGTCATGCTGAATTCACTCACATTTTTGGGGTTGGGGAATGTGAAATGGAAGTTTCCATTTTCAAATTCCACCATCACCTGGTCGTCAGAGACATGAGCCTGATCTGAAGACATGAAAACAATTAGTTACACACATAGCAATGAAAAGAATCCTTAAAGTGCTAAgaaactcattttaaaaaaaaatgaaccatGTGATTGTAATTTAAGGCATGCAGGTACTCAGAACGGCCTAGCTACTGCATTACTCTGGTTGTGCCAGACATTACTGATAAAATAAATGAGACCTGGTCTGTTATCTGCTCTAAGGCTGGAGAGATTACTGTTAGCATTAGATCAGTGAGCTTGATAATATTACTTACTACTAAAGCTACTAAATGGTGAAGTTACTCATATTACTTATAATTTCTGTTACTAGATATTGTTTAATGCCCCCCTGGACCAAACACTGTATAAACATATAATCCCTGCCTCAGTGTCACATTGTCCTGTCCATAGATAAAACAAGTGGGACAAagattatataataataattatctgtGGTTTATGGTTTGTAATCTATACCCTACTAAACAATTATAAAATCATTTAGATTAGAAAAGACCCTTAAGATCAAGAAGTCCAAGCATTAGCCCAGTATTGCCAAGTCCACCAccaaaccatgtccctaagtgccacaccAACATGTCTTTTAAATTCCCCCAGGGGGGACGACTCTACCACTTCTCCGAGCATCCTGTTTCAATTCTTGACtgctctttcagtgaagaaatttttcctagtATCCAGTACAAATCTCTCCTcgtgcaacttgaggccatttcctcttgtcttgTCACTCGCTACTTAGGAGAAGAGACTGAACCCTACcttgctgcagcctcctttcaggtcGGTGTAGAAAATGGCAAGTTCTACCGTGAGCCTCCTTTCTTTCAGGCTAAACAAACCCAACTCCCTCAGACCctcctttcctcagctctgttGCTTCCTCTGGACCCACTCCAACACCTCAATGTCTCTCCTATAGTGAGGGacccaaaactggacacaggatttgaggaTTCACCAGTGTCAAGTACAGGTTGACAGTCATTGGCCTGATCTTCCTGGCCAGAAAGTAATTGACAgaggccaggatgccactggcttTCTTGGCCACTTGGGCACAaactggctcatgttcagctggctgctggctAGCACCTTCAGGACCTTTACCAGGCAGCTTTCCAGACACTCTTCCCCCGCCTTGTCGGGCAGCCtgggttgttgtgacccaagtgcaggactcggcacttggccttgttgaacctcattcAATTGGTCTTGAACCATTGACCCAGCCTGTCCAGAGCCTTCCTGTACTCCCACCTAACACTTCCACCTAACTTGGTGCTGTCTCAAAGTTATTATGACCCCCAATGACCATCATAGAGGTCATtgatgaagatattaaacagaactggccccaaaactgagccctggggagccccACTTGTAAGCAGTCACCAGCTGGATGTAACtattcaccaccactctctgggcctggTGACCTAGCTAGTTTGATGATGTAGCTGGAAATTTAAAATGGGATGTGAATCCCAAGCTCCTGCGTGACTGCCTTAACCACAGGACCTGACTTTCCTTTGTGGAATAGATAGTGATTTGAGACATGACATAAAGTTTCAACCTAATTACTTAGATGGCTAGGGTACCATTATTGCTCAGATAATAAAAGACATAGAGGATAAATGTTACTGTGTGCAGGCACCCACATGCAATCCAGAAATCACATCTGACCCTCACAAAATCTCTATGAAAAGCTCTCAGATGTTGTGTGACTCTCATTTTACAAACTtcttggaaaaggaaagaagcagaaGTGACCAAAGACATCCTGCTACCTCACAGCTTGACTTTGTAAAGTCAGCAACCAATAGCACAGAAAACTCCATCAAACAGAAATATGTTAAAATGTGCAGTAAAAAAatggcaatttttttctttaagggcAGTATTTTCTGATGTAGAAAGGCATTTAAAACTGTAAACCAAATTAGGCAAATGCATCTTACCTATATTTTTGCATGCACATGATGAGCAGCTGTCAACTCCTGAAAAATACAAagttgttttctgtttaaaatttaaGAAGAGCAATGCAAGAACAGAGGGTTAACCATGCAGTGTTAAGATGCTGAAGTTATTTTATAATTTGTATCATTATCCTATCTGATCCTTTCTGCGCTACACTCTAAAGTcgtataatataataaaagaatgaaatataaaaatcaaaggagaaagaaaatgctcAAGACAAGAACTTATACTGATCATACATATAACATTCACAAATTCTTAAAACACCTTTGCAAAGTAATACGTGTACTTCAGGAATAGAACTGACATGAAAGTAAAACTCTTTCACCAAGATACTGAAGAAATCTGCGTGAAATAAAAAAGTatatatttgatttttcatGAGTCCTGATTTTGCAATAACCTAACATTATACTTTTCCCAGACTAAAGTACTCATTTCCATCAATGTTTGTTCTGCTTCCCCCACTGCTTGACACATCACCAAAGCATCTTATAATTATCTGGATCATGTTCCAAAACATACATCAAGAGAACATTCAAGCAATGCAAatggttttgttccttttccaacagcaactttttctcttttgttcatAGGTGATCTTCCTTACAGAATACAGACACATTTTTAATaattgttctggttttgttttttaaaccgCTGCCTCCATCACCACACAATATGGTAATACTTCGATTTGTATGTCAGTACTGGCAACATAGCAGAGTTTGGTAGTGTTTCATttggaattttcctttttgcaggGCCCTAAAATTAAATGCTCAgacagataaaaagaaaaacatttctagccactatttcttttttctgataGTCTGAGTAAGTTCTTCAGATGTTGCTTAGAACTAAATATATCTACATCAGGATTTTATGACACTAAGGAAATATAGGGCAAATACTTAAGGATTTGGTGATCTGTCCTATTCATGTTACAGGTACACAGCAGTCTAGATAGACCCACATAGAGTAGacccccaggtgtgccaggtaTTGCACTGATTGCATGGtataaaaaatctttcttttccaaggcatctgtTATCTTTGACATTAACCTCTAAATGCACAGGAACATAGGATCATTCTCTTTTGGATACCTTTGTTTGATCTCAACTCTTTCAGTCTTTTAGGGttcatgcttttttcttttttggattCTTGCTCCACAGTTACTGCCATTGGCAAGGACACTGAATGGATGATATTAATTTCAGATACCTTTAGTGTGACACAGAAGCTAATGTACTTCTGGAAGACATTTTGCAATGCTCAGTTAGAGAGCAGTAAAAACTGTTATCCCTCCTTGACTGATTTACCATATCCCTAGTCATCAAATTCTTCCTGGTTTACTGTGCAGAGTCAGCACCCTTATCTAATTCTGTGACAGTTCTAATATCTGTACTTCTCTCAGGACTATTACTTAAGTATATGATACCAGACAAGGTGTTTAGCATCTTGTACCACTGGTGTGaagacacagagaaaacacacaGCTTGCCAAGCCGCAGTGAAATAGAGCTCCAGGACCACTGAAGGCACAGACAGAAAGTGCAAGCCCTTTAAATTTTATATAGTCTGAAAAGATGAAAGCAAAGGtcaaataaagaaataattcttGATGACTTATATGTTGCATGATGAAAGAAAACAGTTCCTGTGAGAACAGCATTTGAGATAAAGGTAATTTTAAATGCTCTGTAGTTTGACATCCTGTAGTTCAGTAACACATGCCTTTACAATTTGGCCAAACACCCAACAAATTATttagggaagggaagaaaaaaacaaatgtgCAGCAGAAGTTAGGGAGCCTGATGCATACAAAAACTTATCTGATACTTTCGAGAAGCACCTACCTGGAGTTGAAACCTCTACATTTGTCACTGGTCATCTGAGAGGAAAGGCAGAGGCTGACTCTGTCAGGGCAGTTACAGAGTCAAGCAGTGCCATATTCCTTCAATGTCCCAGAGGAGCCTGAGACCACTCTATCCTGAGCACTAAAGTAACAACTTCAgatctgttttctctgtttgtcTCTGAGAATAGTTCCGTTTCACTGTTAGCTAATTAAATTGCCCTTTCATAACATGTGGGTTAAAATGTTTGCCAGAGATCATGGTTTTAATccttgtttttaatgaaaagggGCAGAGAGAGGTCATTAAGCATTTACTTCATGTGACCTTGTGTCAAGCTGAAAGATTGTTTTGTATTCTCTCCAACCCAGAAGCCTAAAATGACGGTTTTCAAGGAACTCTCAGTAAAGTATTTCTCTGAATGAGCATTTTGGTAAATGTGATGCAATTGGTATTTCTCTGAAACAAGTAGCCATAGAGAAGAGTGTGCTTAGCATAGGATAAAAGCAGCACATTTTAGAATTAGATTAACAGTGCCTGAGATTAAAACACAAAATTGTCTACATGGATGACCACTATGGGTGAAAGCTCCATATATAAATTTCCAAATATAAAGCTCCAGATATAAATTTCCAATCACTAGCTATTCTGCATCAGCTCCTAATTTGAATGCACTTGCTGAATACTAAAGAAGTTGCTCattccccttccctgtgcctgaCTGCTGATCTTCTGTACCCACTTGTACCCATTCATTCCTAGGTAATCATATGGACCTGTAGCACTCTGTTGTTAATGGCTGGACACATTTGGGATGTTTCTTGCCAAGCTCCAGTCAGAATGAATGTACATTTAGTACGATGTGAGACAGGAACCTGGGGTTTAAACATCCAGTAATACTGAGATTCCCTGACTAATTGTCCCTAATTCTACCTCAAAAATATGTGAATAAAAGTCTACATTATGGTATTGTTGAAACTGAATAGAAGAATTTCACTGGTTCAGCAGTAAAAATGCTTAGTTTTGGCTGAAAGATtgctttttgttatttttcataaaaaaccTATTATTCTTTTGCATATAAAGTTTTGAGAAGAGGAAACAAATCTTTAGTTTGTTTCCATTGTGTCACAATGTGGAGTTGCAAGAAGTCGTTCCTGGCTCACCTGATGTGAAGCAGAGTGCCAAGACAAATATTGTGGTTTAGATATAAATCAAAGGTATTAACGTGTATGAAAGCTACATCTTGTTATGTTAAGATCAGAAAGAGAgcttgtgtgtgtgtacattTCTTTATAAGTGTATTTACAGTCATGTACATTTCCACCTCAATTTCATCTTTACTGCAGCAGGAAAGCCTTTTGGCAGAAGTTTGGGAATTTCTATGGTAGTGTACTTGGATACTGACGCCAATGGAAAatgtgttattttaattttaatgagaTTGCAATTTTGAGCTTTCCAGTTATTCTTTGGCAGACTCAGCACTATTTGaagacacagagaaaacacCGTTACACACTTTGGTCCTAACAGAAGTTTTAAAACCACTTTCAATCCCTTTTCAAGCTTGGGGTTTAGGCCAGGAGAATGGAATAACGCTACtttgttttcttgctgtttGTATGATCTGCCCCAGCTCTCAGAAAACTAGCTAGCTGATGAAAAGAACAAGCACAATTTCACTTCTGTATGTTTGCCTCTGAAGATGAGCAAGGAAATCGCAGACCCTGCCTTTAAAACAAACATATTTGTTTTGTTCATACTAAATGCATAATGAAACTGCACATAGCTTTTAAGCTGCTATAATTTCAAACTTCCAAGGCACTCTGAAAGATGACACTGTCAATTTAGTGTCATTAGTCCTATGCCTAAAACTAACACATTTCTATCTTTCATGATCCAAGATTAACTGGGGAACTGGGGAAGAAGTGCTTGTGGGCAAAGCAGTAATGGCCCAATTTATTCTAGGAAGCCATCTTTAATCTGAATTATTCCTGTGGTATAACTTATGATGAGAAATGCTGAAATTCATATAAAACATACCACTGAAAGAACAGCCAGTGCTGATAATATTTCAGAAGCCCTTCTAAAAATTGCCATGGTTTCCTACTGTATTGACACCAGGAGATCAGTGGGTGAAGAGTGATAATGCTTTGCAAATGTTGGTGTGCCAAAGCTCATGTGCAGTTTCATAGCAAGGGCCTCAAGAGCTATGGAATCCTACCTCCAGCTCTGTACTCCAAATCCCATTGCCTGTGTTTCTCTGTGGGCAACAGAGACACTGCCTGCTCTTACGATCAATGTCTTTATCACAATTGTGTTATCAAATCATAATGCACATATGCACGCATACATATCACCTACTGTGACCTATTTAGATCCAGAGGTCACAAGTCATGCTGAGAACACAGTAAGACAAAAAACATGAGAGATACCATTTCTTCTTACATGCAGTCTCTTTCTCTTGCCATCTCTTTTGCCTAGTCTCCTGCCCAAATCCTGTCCTCCACATttgaaggaaaggagaaatgcTGGTATCAGACAGAATGATTATTTGCACCCTTAAAATTACAGTTTATTTCTTCCCATGAGGAAAAGCTTTCTAGATAGCTTCAGTCATGTGTAAAAGCATGCTGGTCAGGTATTCATGCTAAATTGACTAGATGGAAAGTAACCAAACTGAAAGCATTTTTTGTTAGTAAATTTAGGAACAACTTTCCAAGGAGAACTCTCTTTAGAGATACTGATTACAATTACTCTTTCTTGTGATTTTCCCCATCTTTTCATTCTATTTGAAAACTCAGCAGACTATCCATATATTAGTTAGCCTTCAAAAATGCATTACCTAAAGACCTGAAAACTAGTTTTTATTTATAGGAAAGCTGAAGTTCTTCCTGAAAACTCAGGAGTACTTAAATTCTATCCCTTTTCACTAGAATTttagaaacaaatatttaataGCCCTAGGCATGAATATCAAAAGATTGTATTTAAATGGTGTTTAGTAAGTGTGCACACTAAATCTCAGATCTTATATGATGCATCATACCAAATCGTTGGACAGAATATGTATGGTAAAAAAGACTCTTCTTAATCTGTTATTATCAGTATTTCCATGCTGACCCACTAATATGTGCATTTCTGAGAGGTTACAGGTAAAGCTGTTATATTTTACTTTGCACAGCTGGGATAAAACACTGAATCTTGTTAAATGCTACATCCATGTTTAAGGCT
Encoded proteins:
- the LOC131085798 gene encoding inducible T-cell costimulator-like gives rise to the protein MPLCQAGMKAVAVTFCVLCFQFEALYGVDSCSSCACKNIDQAHVSDDQVMVEFENGNFHFTFPNPKNVSEFSMTLFRGHEKKTEICAFHLSQERVISKSNVTYCQTHNSSSSTTFILKNLERKHIDVYTYCLEIFLPPPYIECCLKETYLYIQDKEDCFSLGRMPWIIICVIIFAISCVCCVVACCLRNKNQTCESNSLEYNSEYMPMAAVNAAKKPRI